The Lagopus muta isolate bLagMut1 chromosome 4, bLagMut1 primary, whole genome shotgun sequence genome has a window encoding:
- the RPS3A gene encoding 40S ribosomal protein S3a: MAVGKNKRLTKGGKKGAKKKVVDPFSKKDWYDVKAPAMFNIRNIGKTLVTRTQGTKIASDGLKGRVFEVSLADLQNDEVAFRKFKLITEDVQGKNCLTNFHGMDLTRDKMCSMVKKWQTMIEAHVDVKTTDGYLLRLFCVGFTKKRNNQIRKTSYAQHQQVRQIRKKMMEIMTREVQTNDLKEVVNKLIPDSIGKDIEKACQSIYPLHDVYVRKVKMLKKPKFELGKLMELHGEGGGAGKPSGDEAGAKVERADGYEPPVQESV, encoded by the exons AACAAGCGGCTGACTAAAGGCGGCAAGAAAGGCGCCAAGAAGAAAGT GGTTGATCCTTTCTCCAAAAAGGACTGGTATGATGTCAAAGCGCCAGCCATGTTTAATATCAGAAACATTGGGAAGACTCTTGTTACCAGGACTCAAGGAACTA aAATTGCCTCTGATGGATTGAAGGGTCGTGTATTTGAAGTGAGTCTGGCTGATCTGCAGAATGATGAGGTTGCCTTCCGTAAATTTAAGCTGATAACTGAAGACGTTCAGGGCAAAAATTGTCTGACCAACTTCCATGGAATGGACCTCACCCGCGACAAAATGTGCTCCATGGTCAAGAAGTGGCAG acGATGATTGAAGCCCATGTGGATGTCAAAACTACCGATGGTTACCTACTGCGCCTCTTCTGTGTGGGCTTTACGAAGAAGCGTAATAACCAAATCCGCAAGACTTCCTATGCCCAGCATCAGCAGGTTCGGCAGATTCGCAAGAAGATGATGGAAATCATGACCCGAGAGGTCCAGACCAATGACTTGAAAGAAGTTGTCAATAAGCT GATCCCAGACAGCATTGGCAAAGACATAGAGAAGGCGTGTCAGTCCATTTACCCCCTTCATGATGTCTATGTCCGCAAGGTTAAGATGCTGAAAAAGCCCAAGTTTGAAT TGGGCAAGCTGATGGAACTGCATGGTGAAGGTGGTGGTGCTGGAAAACCTTCTGGGGATGAGGCAGGTGCGAAAGTAGAGCGAGCTGATGGATACGAGCCGCCTGTGCAAGAGTCTGTCTGA